The genomic stretch GCAGCGGTGTGCATTAAAATCCAATCGCACACAGGTTTCAACCCTAAATGAAAAAAGATTGATGTAAAACAATTTACCGTTATTCACATGTCCACAAAACAATCTATTTATCATGAAGATACAATCGAACAACGTTTTAATTTAAAAATAAAAACACAGTTAAACATGATAATTTACCCTTAGCCTCTAGATTTAAAGTTGGCTTACCTGTCACTGGTCGATTCAATATCTTATAAAGAGAAAAAACGCATAACATTGACTGCTATGCGCTTCATTTAGGATAATGTATTTAAATCTAGCTTGTGAAACTTAGATTTCGAAACGAATACCAACACTGTAGAAGTTTTCGTCAGCATCGCCGCCGAAGTTAGTGCTTTTATTCGCTAAATCAACACCATTGTCGCCATCACGGATTTCGTAAGTAGTGTAAATAGAAGACATTGCCGTTAGTTTGTATTGAACTTCGAAAGTAGTATCGTTTAGCTCTAAACCATCACCGTCGTCATTTTGTAGGTTACGGTAACCGGCACGGAATGCCCAATCATCGTTTAAGTCGTAAACCGCGGTGAATTCCATTACTTTATCAGTACTCTTATCAGCGTAGATACCGTCAACTTCATCTTGAGAATACAATGCACCTAACATTAATTTGTTTAGGTAGTAACGTGTGCCCACGCCCCAGAATTGGTAATCTGCATTTGGATTATCATTTGAATCGTCAGCTTCAGTTTTTTGATATGCCACAACAGGAGCTAATGTACCTGCAGCGCCCATATCAATGGTGTAACGAAGCGCGGCATTGTAACCATAATCCAGTGCTGAAGTGTCATTACCGAAAATATAACCGGCAGAAACGTCTAAGTTACCAATGGTGTTTTGGTATTGCAGAGTGCCGTCTTGACGGAAAACTTGTACTGCTGTTTTATCAACCATACCTGCCTGACGCGCCATAGACACATCTGATGTTGCGAACACATCACCAATGTCAGTAAACATGATCAAACCAGAATCAACACGACCGCCTTTAATTTTACCGTATTCATGTCCATCGATACCGGCCCATACATAACGAGCGGTTAAATCAGAAGATTTTGGATCTAATGAGTTAGCGTATTCCGCTGCCCCAACTTGATATTGTGCTTGACCGATAACGTCAGCATGTTCATTAATAGTTTGAGAACCACTAAGGCCGATACGTCCATCAAACACACCACGAGTATCTTGATCGTTGGTACCTTTGTTTGTGATGTTGTAACCCAAACGGCTGTATAAGTTTACATGAGAACCGTCTTCTGCTTTATAGATATCAGCAGCGCTGGCTGCAGTGGAGAGAAGTAATGCAGGGATTAATGTAGACAGTAGTAACTTTTTCATCATAAAACCTTTAATTATTATACTGTTTTAACCAGCGGCATGCTGATTAAAATCGAATGACTTATCCAAACCTTGTTCTATTTTTTGACATGAATTAAGTTCAAAAAATGAATGCGCTTCCATGCAACCATTTGATACTAATAGAATTATCAATTCCAGCCATAATTTATTCGCCTTTCAAAAGAGACGCTATGAACTGGAATGGCTACAATTTAGGATAAAGTTCCCCTCCCTGCCAAATTTTTTTATTGAAAAGTGTCATAAAAGTGACCACTAACCAATAAAACATCGTGCATAACCGGTGAATGGCACATATTACGATCAATTAATTAACAATTTATCTACCTGTTTATTTTTGTCACGAATTAATTGATTTAAGGTCAATATCAATGTTTGAGTAAGATATGGATGATTATTTAGGAGCTAGTTAACAATCCATCCTATCGTAGGAGCTTTATTGCACTGGATAAGATTGTTTATAATTCAAATAATTTACAATGCGAATAATGAAACTAAGTAATTATACTCAGTGCATTTCTCAATTTTTAGGCACAAAAAAACCTCCGAAGAGGCTTTTGTACAAGAACGTCATGCTTAACTCTGCACTTGAGATTAATCGTTCAAGTAGATACCATCTTTTTCGATACGAATTTTACCGTCTTTATACAAACCGCCGATGGTCTTTTTAAAGGTGCCTTTACTGGTTCTGAATACGGTAAAGATCGCTTCTGGGGTCGACTTATCACTTAATGGTAGGAAGCCGCCTTTGGTTTGTAGCACATGCATCACCTTTTCACTCAGGTCATCCATTTTTGCTACACCAATTTTTTGCAACGATAAGTTAATGCGGCCATCTTCTCGGATCGCTTTGATATAGCCTTTTAATCGCTTACCAACAAATAACTTACCAAACACATCCGATTTAAAGATCACTCCCCAATGCTCGCCATGAATAATAGCTTTAAAACCAAGGTCGGTACGCTCGGCAATCAACAATTCAACTTGCTGATTAATCTCATAATTGGCGGGGGTTTTATCTAACAGTTTATTGAATTTAGTGGTACCCACAATGCGGCCCGATGCCGAATCCGAATAAACATACACCAGAATATTTTGTTCTTCGTTTAGAGGTACACGCTGGTTACTAAATGGGATCAACAAATCTTTTTTATCAATTCCCCAATCAACAAATGCGCCAATATTATTGACCCCGACCACATGCATCATGCCCCATTGCCCTACTTGAGCGATCGGAGTTTCTGTGGTGGCTGACAATTGATTATCTGAATCAAAATACAACATCACATCGACATCACTACCCACCTCAATACCATCGGGTGCGAACTTGTTTGGCAGTAATACTGAACCGAAATCATCGGCATCAAGGAAGTAACCAAAATCGGTTTTTTTAGTGACATTAAGGGTGTTGATTTGACCAATATTAATCATGGAGGCTCTTTTTGTTTTTACGGATAGTGATAATGTCGTCCTTTATGCTCATACTGAAATAAAGGGCGACTAAAAATGACCATCCAATTATACGTGATTTACTCATGATTACGTAAAGTAAATCCGATTATTTTATCTTGTTAACCTTTCTAGTTTGCCGCTAGTGCCTTTACCGACAAAGTCAGTTCAAAAATAGCCACGGGATCCTCCCCATTTAAGGTAGGACACAGCGCGGTAATGGTGACAGGTTGATTGACTCGCCCCCCCGTTTTCACTGTTTCGGCTAACATTTGATCAATCAGTTTGCCGTCGTGACACACAAACACCACGTCATCTTCTGGCCGAGCTAAAAACTCAGCTTTCACTGCTTTAAATGCGAGTGAGATTTTTTTCCCCATCTGCTCAGATTTACTAATGGCTAAAAATCCCCCTGCGGCATCTGCGCCCACCGCCAATGCGCCAAAATACATACTATTAAGATGATTTTTAGTCGGTTTATTTAACGGGATTTTTATTTCAACCGTTTCTTGGGTGATCTTAATGATCTCAGGTTTGCAATAGCCGATCATCGGTACAAGTTGCTCTCCAAAATAACTAAGATGCTGATTTGCGGTTGTTAGAATATCCATTTCTATCCCTCTTATTTTTATTCGATTTAAGATCTCACCATGTCGGACCAGTTAACGTTTAATTAACATCCAAGTCAACGGACAAAGTTCTAAGTTGTTAAGCGCATAAAAAAACCGACCTAATAAATGGTCGGTTTGTGATAGCGCTTTCATTCAAATTGGAACGGTATTTATAAACCGGCCAGCACTTGCAAGCTTTCATGCTCGAGTAAAACATCTCGAATTTTTGGGTATTGGGCTAATTTCTGGCAATACACCACACAAGGTTTATTGGCTTGTTGAGCCGATTTTAGCGCCTGATGGATCAATATCACCACCGCTTCATGCTCTGGGTTAAATAATGACCCTAATGCCGCACTGGTTTGATCTGCGCCAATGGTTAATTGAGTCAGATTATTGGTATTAACCACCATGCCATCAAAATATTGCAATAAGCGATCAGCCAATAAAACAGACGCGGGTGCATCACAACAAAACAATACTTTTAAGCCATTTAATCCGCGAGGTAGACCTTGTACGGCAAGACGGTCGATAATAGTTGCAGCATCACTTAACGCTCGAACAAAGGGCACCACAATGTCAATATCCAGTCCCTTTTCTCTCAACTGTTTGATAACCCGACATTCGAGTTCAAAAGAGTGGGTATGCTGATTCGATGCAAAACGTGCGACTCCGCGCAAACCAATGGCAGGGTTAACTTCTTGATCTTCAATCTGACCACCTAATAAAGCGCTATAACGGTGGCTGTCGGTATCGGATAAACAAATTCGTATATCTTGATGCGAAGGTTGGATCGCCGAGTTGATCACCTTGACTAAGGTTTCGACAAAATGCTTATCAATGACATCGGCGCTTAATGTGTCTTCACCCACGATAGCAGACAGTTGCGCTTTGTCTGATACGCTTAACGTCTCAAGCTGTAAACCAATTTCAGGATGATAACCAATACGCTCGCAAATCAAATCACTCAACGACACAAATAAATGCTGTGCGTCTGGCAGAACGCTATCGGTGTG from Vibrio algicola encodes the following:
- a CDS encoding putative PEP-binding protein, whose amino-acid sequence is MSQTNDGKIPNNLQLGDVLSSHTDSVLPDAQHLFVSLSDLICERIGYHPEIGLQLETLSVSDKAQLSAIVGEDTLSADVIDKHFVETLVKVINSAIQPSHQDIRICLSDTDSHRYSALLGGQIEDQEVNPAIGLRGVARFASNQHTHSFELECRVIKQLREKGLDIDIVVPFVRALSDAATIIDRLAVQGLPRGLNGLKVLFCCDAPASVLLADRLLQYFDGMVVNTNNLTQLTIGADQTSAALGSLFNPEHEAVVILIHQALKSAQQANKPCVVYCQKLAQYPKIRDVLLEHESLQVLAGL
- a CDS encoding CvfB family protein, which codes for MINIGQINTLNVTKKTDFGYFLDADDFGSVLLPNKFAPDGIEVGSDVDVMLYFDSDNQLSATTETPIAQVGQWGMMHVVGVNNIGAFVDWGIDKKDLLIPFSNQRVPLNEEQNILVYVYSDSASGRIVGTTKFNKLLDKTPANYEINQQVELLIAERTDLGFKAIIHGEHWGVIFKSDVFGKLFVGKRLKGYIKAIREDGRINLSLQKIGVAKMDDLSEKVMHVLQTKGGFLPLSDKSTPEAIFTVFRTSKGTFKKTIGGLYKDGKIRIEKDGIYLND
- a CDS encoding porin encodes the protein MKKLLLSTLIPALLLSTAASAADIYKAEDGSHVNLYSRLGYNITNKGTNDQDTRGVFDGRIGLSGSQTINEHADVIGQAQYQVGAAEYANSLDPKSSDLTARYVWAGIDGHEYGKIKGGRVDSGLIMFTDIGDVFATSDVSMARQAGMVDKTAVQVFRQDGTLQYQNTIGNLDVSAGYIFGNDTSALDYGYNAALRYTIDMGAAGTLAPVVAYQKTEADDSNDNPNADYQFWGVGTRYYLNKLMLGALYSQDEVDGIYADKSTDKVMEFTAVYDLNDDWAFRAGYRNLQNDDGDGLELNDTTFEVQYKLTAMSSIYTTYEIRDGDNGVDLANKSTNFGGDADENFYSVGIRFEI
- a CDS encoding PaaI family thioesterase, with the translated sequence MDILTTANQHLSYFGEQLVPMIGYCKPEIIKITQETVEIKIPLNKPTKNHLNSMYFGALAVGADAAGGFLAISKSEQMGKKISLAFKAVKAEFLARPEDDVVFVCHDGKLIDQMLAETVKTGGRVNQPVTITALCPTLNGEDPVAIFELTLSVKALAAN